From Cercospora beticola chromosome 6, complete sequence, a single genomic window includes:
- the RPL8 gene encoding 60S ribosomal protein eL8: MPPKAGGKKAAPAPFPASKAGVSKKQAKNPLIERRPRNYGIGQDIQPRRNLSRMVKWPEYVRLQRQRKILNMRLKVPPAIAQFSNTLDRNTAAQAFKFLNKYRPETKAEKKERLHKEATAVAEGKKKEDVSKKPYAVKYGLNHVVALIEAKKTALVLIPNDVDPIELVVFLPALCRKMGVPYAIVKGKARLGTVVHKKTAAALAITEVRAEDKNELSKLVQAVKEGYLEKNEEAKRHWGGGIMGAKSQAATRKAKQRADREIKI, encoded by the exons ATG CCTCCAAAAGCTGGTGGAAAGAAGGCCGCTCCGGCGCCTTTCCCTGCCTCCAAGGCCGGTGTTAGCAAGAAGCAGGCCAAG AACCCTCTCATCGAGCGCCGCCCACGCAACTATGGCATTGGCCAGGACATCCAGCCACGCCGCAACCTCTCCCGCATGGTGAAGTGGCCAGAATACGTCCGCCTGCAGCGCCAGCGCAAGATCTTGAACATGCGTCTCAAGGTCCCACCGGCTATCGCTCAGTTCAGCAACACCCTCGACCGCAACACCGCCGCCCAGGCTTTCAAGTTCCTCAACAAGTACCGACCAGAGACcaaggccgagaagaaggagcgtcTGCACAAGGAGGCCACCGCCGTCGCtgagggcaagaagaaggaggatgtcAGCAAGAAGCCATACGCCGTCAAGTACGGTCTCAACCACGTTGTGGCTCTGATCGAGGCCAAGAAGACTgctctcgtcctcatccCTAACGATGTCGACCCAATCGAGCTCGTTGTCTTCCTTCCAGCTCTCTGCAGGAAGATGGGTGTCCCATACGCCATTGTCAAGGGCAAGGCCCGTCTCGGAACTGTCGTCCACAAGAAG ACCGCTGCCGCCCTCGCCATCACTGAGGTCCGTGCTGAGGATAAGAACGAGCTCTCCAAGCTCGTTCAGGCCGTCAAGGAGGGCTACCTCGAGAAGAACGAGGAGGCCAAGCGCCACTGGGGCGGTGGTATCATGGGTGCCAAGTCTCAGGCTGCTACCCGCAAGGCCAAGCAACGGGCCGACCGTGAGATCAAGATCTAA